In Paenibacillus sp. 1781tsa1, one DNA window encodes the following:
- a CDS encoding efflux RND transporter periplasmic adaptor subunit yields MFMKWRTADLSSKEAAPKRGKRAALIVLGAIMVATMSGCSLLPSETEEEVLPPITPPTISKKPEYEVRTETLEKRVSGSGKMMSQREEKVYFTLDGMHVKELNVKPGDKVKKGQLLAVLDVESVEKEIRGKKLAIRKSEVQMKETLRKKDEMDPVEFEEATIAFEELRQELADLEEQLGKATLTAPFGGTVIAVQVEKGAAVKAYDPIATIADTSNLVVAATFAKEDLEKFSAGMKAEVDINGAGKVAGKIKVMPLAEASGSGSGEGTGEGGTPPTKETLDKYVIVTLAKMPKGVERGTPLSVSIVTQRTENAIVIPVSALRSIGSRTYVQVVESDGSKREVDVEVGQQTSTDVEILKGLTVGEKVVGR; encoded by the coding sequence ATGTTTATGAAATGGCGGACGGCAGATTTATCAAGTAAAGAGGCCGCTCCGAAGAGGGGGAAACGCGCAGCACTTATTGTACTTGGTGCGATAATGGTTGCAACAATGTCTGGCTGCTCATTGCTGCCGTCAGAAACAGAGGAAGAAGTGCTTCCGCCAATTACACCACCAACCATCTCCAAGAAACCGGAATATGAAGTCCGGACAGAAACGCTGGAGAAAAGAGTAAGTGGCAGCGGCAAGATGATGAGTCAGCGGGAAGAGAAGGTGTACTTCACGCTCGATGGCATGCATGTCAAAGAGTTAAATGTTAAACCAGGGGATAAAGTGAAAAAGGGTCAACTTCTTGCTGTCCTCGATGTGGAGAGTGTGGAGAAGGAGATCCGTGGCAAGAAACTGGCTATTCGCAAATCCGAAGTTCAAATGAAGGAAACACTCCGCAAGAAGGATGAGATGGACCCGGTGGAGTTCGAAGAAGCAACGATTGCTTTTGAAGAACTGCGCCAGGAACTCGCTGATCTGGAGGAACAACTAGGAAAAGCCACGTTGACTGCTCCGTTTGGAGGCACTGTAATTGCTGTGCAGGTAGAGAAGGGCGCAGCCGTGAAAGCGTATGATCCGATTGCTACGATTGCGGATACATCGAATCTGGTTGTGGCAGCTACCTTTGCCAAGGAAGATCTGGAGAAGTTCTCAGCCGGTATGAAGGCAGAAGTGGATATTAATGGAGCCGGTAAAGTCGCTGGCAAAATTAAAGTCATGCCTCTGGCTGAAGCATCGGGAAGCGGCAGTGGCGAAGGAACGGGGGAAGGCGGGACGCCTCCAACCAAGGAAACACTGGATAAGTATGTTATCGTTACACTTGCAAAAATGCCAAAAGGCGTGGAACGTGGCACACCACTATCGGTCTCGATTGTAACGCAGCGTACCGAGAACGCGATTGTGATTCCTGTATCTGCTTTACGCTCCATTGGTTCAAGAACGTACGTACAAGTCGTAGAGAGTGATGGCAGCAAGCGTGAAGTGGACGTTGAAGTTGGCCAGCAGACGTCGACAGATGTCGAGATTCTGAAAGGTCTGACCGTAGGCGAGAAAGTAGTGGGACGCTAA
- a CDS encoding ABC transporter ATP-binding protein, with translation MSVIAGMKNLFLRKRPAKSQSGDENQQGEAQLEASTVSGENTYNNEHDHPTNESPVLETEIASDEVAAAAVNTVDNPPKKIKPKKDILPPYDGPVLEVRNVHRSFQTGSRIIHVLKGIDMEVNPQQLVMLKGRSGSGKTTLLNMLGGLDQPSSGDILFSGQPLQDWGDQRRTALRRKEIGFIFQAYALMPLLSAWENVELSLRMADVPRAEWKDRVGHCLDLVGLSKRVKHRPFEMSGGEQQRVAIAKAIAHRPRLLLADEPTAELDSKMGAQVMAVFRNIIEVEQVTICMTTHDPTILEVADHVYEMADGRFIK, from the coding sequence ATGAGCGTGATTGCTGGCATGAAGAATTTATTTCTCAGAAAAAGACCTGCCAAGAGCCAGTCAGGCGATGAAAATCAACAGGGGGAAGCGCAGCTGGAGGCATCAACGGTCTCGGGAGAAAATACATACAACAATGAACACGATCACCCGACGAATGAATCTCCAGTACTTGAAACTGAAATCGCTTCAGATGAAGTGGCTGCAGCTGCTGTCAATACCGTTGATAACCCCCCGAAGAAGATCAAACCGAAGAAGGATATATTGCCTCCATATGATGGACCTGTACTGGAGGTGCGTAACGTGCATCGCAGTTTCCAGACAGGCAGTCGTATCATCCATGTGCTTAAAGGCATTGATATGGAAGTGAATCCGCAACAATTGGTCATGCTGAAGGGGCGGTCGGGCTCAGGCAAAACAACGCTACTGAATATGCTCGGTGGGTTGGATCAGCCTTCAAGTGGAGACATTCTGTTCTCCGGCCAGCCTCTTCAGGATTGGGGAGACCAGCGGCGGACCGCTTTGCGGCGCAAAGAGATCGGTTTTATTTTTCAGGCATATGCACTCATGCCCTTATTGTCTGCTTGGGAAAATGTAGAACTGTCGCTGCGAATGGCGGATGTTCCGCGAGCGGAGTGGAAGGACAGGGTTGGGCACTGTCTGGACCTGGTTGGACTATCCAAACGGGTGAAGCACCGACCTTTCGAGATGTCCGGGGGAGAGCAACAGCGGGTAGCTATAGCCAAGGCTATTGCCCACAGACCCAGATTGTTGCTTGCGGATGAGCCTACAGCCGAACTGGATTCCAAAATGGGCGCTCAGGTCATGGCCGTATTCCGCAATATTATTGAAGTAGAACAAGTAACGATATGTATGACTACACACGATCCTACAATTTTGGAGGTTGCGGACCATGTTTATGAAATGGCGGACGGCAGATTTATCAAGTAA
- the pyrE gene encoding orotate phosphoribosyltransferase, with protein sequence MIELNEIPNHIASQLLKIKAVALRPQQPFTWTSGIKSPIYCDNRLTMSYPEIRNDIAEAFATIIRNQYPDAEVIAGTATAGIPHAAWVAQKLNLPMAYIRDKAKGHGKENLIEGLIAEGQKVVVIEDLISTGGSSIKAAEAVRVAGATPLAVLAIFSYQLDKGVKAFEDAGIPLQTLSNYTALMDVALAQGTIQESDFELLKSWREDPSSFGK encoded by the coding sequence ATGATCGAACTGAATGAGATTCCGAATCATATTGCTTCCCAACTGTTGAAAATCAAAGCCGTGGCATTGCGTCCGCAGCAGCCATTTACATGGACATCCGGCATCAAATCACCAATATACTGCGATAATCGCTTAACGATGTCTTATCCCGAGATTCGTAACGATATTGCTGAAGCCTTTGCAACGATTATTCGGAACCAATACCCGGACGCAGAAGTCATTGCAGGTACGGCAACCGCAGGTATCCCGCATGCTGCCTGGGTGGCTCAGAAGCTGAATCTGCCGATGGCCTACATTCGTGATAAAGCGAAAGGACATGGCAAAGAGAACTTGATTGAAGGTCTTATTGCCGAAGGACAGAAAGTAGTTGTCATTGAAGATCTGATCTCTACAGGTGGCAGTTCGATCAAAGCAGCAGAAGCTGTACGCGTAGCAGGTGCAACACCGCTCGCCGTGCTTGCCATCTTCAGCTATCAGCTGGATAAAGGTGTTAAAGCATTCGAAGATGCTGGAATTCCACTTCAGACGTTGTCCAATTATACGGCGCTGATGGATGTGGCTTTGGCTCAGGGGACAATTCAGGAGAGCGATTTTGAATTGCTCAAATCCTGGCGTGAAGATCCTTCTTCATTTGGTAAATAA
- the pyrF gene encoding orotidine-5'-phosphate decarboxylase: MNHTNFNEMAGRLMVALDYPGAEEAQELVQALEGIPCYLKVGMQLFYAAGPDFIRELKSKGYSVFLDVKMHDIPNTVRGGAESITRLGVDMFNVHAAGGALMMRAAREGAEAAIAADPSLQRPEIIAVTQLTSTSLETMNNEIGIPGSVEAAVVRYAGLAQEAGLDGVVASPLEVPAIRAACGSAFHTVTPGIRPAGSGLGDQTRVLTPGEAIARGSHYIVVGRPITGAPNPREAAETILKEMLNA; this comes from the coding sequence ATGAATCACACGAATTTCAATGAAATGGCTGGCCGTCTGATGGTGGCACTGGATTACCCTGGAGCGGAAGAAGCTCAAGAATTGGTACAAGCTCTTGAAGGCATTCCCTGCTATCTGAAGGTGGGCATGCAGCTGTTCTATGCAGCAGGACCGGACTTTATTCGGGAGCTGAAATCCAAAGGCTACTCCGTTTTTCTGGATGTGAAAATGCATGATATTCCGAATACCGTTCGTGGCGGTGCTGAGAGTATCACGCGTCTTGGGGTAGACATGTTCAATGTGCACGCAGCGGGTGGAGCCCTCATGATGCGTGCTGCACGTGAAGGTGCTGAGGCAGCTATAGCCGCTGATCCTTCCTTACAAAGACCCGAGATCATTGCAGTCACCCAACTGACCAGTACAAGTCTGGAAACGATGAATAACGAGATTGGCATCCCGGGAAGTGTGGAAGCTGCTGTGGTCCGTTATGCAGGGCTGGCCCAAGAGGCTGGACTGGATGGGGTTGTTGCTTCTCCACTTGAAGTGCCCGCAATTCGGGCAGCGTGTGGCAGTGCTTTTCACACCGTTACACCAGGAATTCGTCCAGCGGGTAGTGGTCTGGGAGATCAGACACGTGTCTTGACACCGGGTGAAGCCATCGCCAGAGGAAGCCATTACATTGTTGTAGGCAGACCGATTACAGGCGCTCCCAATCCGCGAGAAGCGGCAGAAACCATTTTGAAGGAGATGTTGAACGCATGA
- the carB gene encoding carbamoyl-phosphate synthase large subunit translates to MPINKDLKKILVIGSGPIVIGQAAEFDYAGTQACQALKEEGVEVVLINSNPATIMTDTNMADKVYIEPITLDFVTQIIRQERPDGLLPTLGGQTGLNMAVELARAGVLERENVKLLGTQLTSIEKAEDRDLFRDLMRELEQPVPESVIVTTLEESLEFANEIGYPIIVRPAYTLGGTGGGICANEEELRETVVAGIRYSPIGQCLVEKSIAGMKEVEYEVMRDKNDNCIVVCNMENFDPVGVHTGDSIVVAPSQTLSDREYQMLRSASLKIIRALNIEGGCNVQFALDPHSFQYYVIEVNPRVSRSSALASKATGYPIAKMAAKIAMGYTLDEIVNPVTGQTYACFEPTLDYIVSKIPRWPFDKFISANRKLGTQMKATGEVMAIGRTFEESIHKAVRSLEIGVHRLYLKDAETLDEATLNERLIKADDERIFLIAEAFRRGYTLQQLQDLTKIDWWFLDKIEGLIAFEDRIREESELSSDILYQAKRLGFTDRAIAELRAQGQPGGTLTTEAEVRTRREAENLRPVYKMVDTCAAEFEATTPYYYSTYETENEVIPSDKKKVVVLGSGPIRIGQGIEFDYSTVHAVWALQKAGYEAVIINNNPETVSTDFNTSDRLYFEPLFFEDVMNVIEQEKPVGVIVQFGGQTAINLAAPLRNAGVTILGTDLESIDEAEDRKKFERLLSRLEIAQPKGKTVISVDDAVETAQSLGYPVLVRPSYVLGGRAMEIVYSDAELLTYMEQAVKINPEHPVLIDRYMMGKEVEVDAICDGETVLIPGIMEHIERAGVHSGDSIAVYPPQHLSQDMKEKIVEITIKIAKELKTVGLVNIQFVIHDGQVYIIEVNPRSSRTVPFLSKVTNIPMANLATQAILGVKLKDLGYVDGLWPESDHVSVKVPVFSFAKLRRVEPTLGPEMKSTGEVMGRDPNYAKALFKGLIGAGMKIPATGAIVVTVADKDKDEAVPLLEGFYRLGYKIMATGGTAAALEAANIPVTTVNKLSEGSPNILDMIRSGEANFVFNTLTKGKTPQRDGFRIRREAVENGIVCMTSLDTIRALLIMLQTINFSSEAMPVFVK, encoded by the coding sequence ATGCCGATTAACAAAGATCTCAAAAAAATCCTGGTGATTGGTTCCGGTCCAATCGTCATCGGTCAAGCGGCCGAGTTCGACTATGCCGGTACACAAGCTTGCCAGGCTCTGAAAGAAGAAGGCGTGGAAGTTGTACTTATCAACAGCAACCCGGCGACCATTATGACGGATACCAACATGGCTGACAAAGTATACATCGAGCCAATCACACTGGATTTTGTAACCCAAATCATTCGCCAAGAGCGTCCAGATGGCTTGCTGCCAACACTGGGTGGTCAGACAGGTCTGAACATGGCTGTAGAACTGGCACGTGCAGGCGTGCTGGAACGTGAAAATGTGAAATTGCTCGGAACGCAACTGACATCCATCGAGAAAGCGGAAGATCGTGATCTGTTCCGTGATCTGATGCGTGAACTGGAACAGCCTGTACCTGAGAGTGTGATCGTAACGACACTTGAAGAATCACTTGAATTCGCAAATGAGATTGGTTATCCAATCATCGTGCGTCCAGCCTATACGCTGGGCGGAACAGGCGGCGGAATCTGTGCGAACGAAGAAGAGCTGCGCGAGACTGTGGTAGCGGGAATTCGTTACAGCCCGATTGGGCAATGTCTGGTCGAGAAGAGCATTGCAGGCATGAAAGAAGTCGAGTATGAGGTTATGCGGGACAAAAACGATAACTGTATCGTTGTCTGCAACATGGAAAACTTCGACCCGGTAGGTGTTCATACAGGCGACAGTATCGTTGTAGCACCAAGCCAAACATTGTCGGACCGTGAATATCAAATGCTGCGTTCAGCTTCCCTGAAAATCATCCGTGCCCTGAACATCGAGGGTGGATGTAACGTACAGTTTGCACTGGACCCACACAGCTTCCAATACTATGTTATCGAAGTAAATCCACGGGTAAGCCGTTCATCAGCTCTGGCTTCCAAAGCAACGGGTTATCCGATTGCGAAAATGGCTGCCAAAATTGCCATGGGTTACACGTTGGATGAAATCGTAAACCCGGTAACAGGCCAAACGTATGCTTGCTTCGAGCCTACACTGGATTATATCGTGAGCAAAATTCCTCGCTGGCCGTTCGACAAGTTCATCTCGGCGAACCGTAAACTGGGAACTCAGATGAAAGCAACAGGCGAAGTAATGGCGATTGGCCGGACTTTCGAAGAGTCGATTCACAAAGCAGTTCGTTCCCTGGAAATTGGCGTACATCGCCTCTACCTGAAGGATGCCGAAACGCTGGACGAAGCTACCCTGAACGAGCGTCTGATCAAAGCGGACGATGAGCGTATCTTCCTGATTGCCGAAGCATTCCGCAGAGGATATACGTTGCAACAGCTACAGGACCTGACCAAGATTGACTGGTGGTTCCTGGACAAAATTGAAGGTCTGATCGCATTTGAAGATCGCATTCGCGAAGAATCCGAATTGTCTTCTGACATTCTGTATCAAGCGAAACGCCTTGGATTCACAGACCGTGCCATTGCTGAACTGCGTGCCCAAGGTCAACCAGGAGGCACATTAACAACTGAAGCGGAAGTTAGAACTCGTCGGGAAGCAGAGAACCTGCGTCCAGTGTACAAAATGGTAGATACATGTGCAGCTGAGTTCGAAGCAACAACGCCATATTACTACTCAACTTACGAGACAGAGAATGAAGTAATCCCTTCAGACAAGAAAAAAGTTGTGGTGCTGGGTTCAGGACCAATCCGGATCGGTCAAGGTATCGAGTTTGACTACTCTACTGTTCACGCAGTATGGGCATTGCAAAAAGCAGGATACGAAGCAGTCATTATCAACAATAACCCGGAGACGGTGTCTACGGACTTTAATACATCCGATCGCCTGTACTTTGAACCGCTCTTCTTCGAAGATGTCATGAACGTGATCGAACAGGAGAAGCCAGTAGGAGTTATCGTACAGTTCGGTGGTCAAACGGCCATCAACCTGGCAGCACCATTGCGTAATGCAGGTGTAACGATTCTCGGAACGGATCTGGAAAGCATCGATGAGGCGGAGGACCGCAAGAAGTTCGAACGTCTGCTCTCCCGTCTGGAGATTGCACAGCCAAAAGGTAAAACGGTCATTTCCGTTGATGATGCGGTAGAAACGGCTCAAAGTCTTGGCTACCCGGTACTGGTTCGTCCTTCCTATGTACTCGGCGGTCGTGCGATGGAGATTGTATACTCCGATGCTGAATTGCTGACATACATGGAACAGGCAGTTAAAATCAATCCGGAGCATCCGGTTCTGATCGACCGTTATATGATGGGTAAAGAAGTTGAGGTTGACGCCATCTGTGATGGTGAAACGGTATTGATTCCAGGAATCATGGAACATATCGAGCGTGCAGGGGTTCACTCGGGTGACTCCATCGCGGTATATCCTCCTCAACACCTGTCCCAGGATATGAAAGAGAAAATTGTAGAGATTACAATCAAAATTGCGAAAGAACTGAAAACGGTAGGTTTGGTCAACATCCAGTTTGTTATCCATGATGGCCAAGTGTACATTATCGAGGTGAACCCGCGTTCATCCCGTACCGTACCATTCCTGAGCAAAGTAACCAACATTCCGATGGCGAACCTGGCAACACAAGCCATTCTGGGTGTGAAACTAAAAGATCTTGGTTATGTCGATGGACTATGGCCTGAATCGGATCATGTATCTGTTAAAGTTCCGGTCTTCTCCTTCGCGAAGCTGCGTCGTGTAGAACCAACCCTGGGACCAGAGATGAAATCCACAGGTGAGGTTATGGGTCGTGACCCGAATTACGCTAAAGCGTTGTTCAAAGGTCTCATCGGCGCAGGAATGAAAATTCCGGCAACCGGAGCGATTGTTGTAACTGTAGCAGACAAAGACAAGGACGAAGCAGTTCCTTTGCTCGAAGGTTTCTACAGACTGGGTTACAAAATCATGGCTACCGGCGGAACAGCAGCTGCGCTTGAAGCAGCGAACATTCCGGTAACGACTGTGAATAAATTAAGTGAAGGTTCGCCGAACATTCTCGATATGATCCGTAGTGGCGAAGCAAACTTTGTCTTCAACACACTAACCAAAGGCAAAACACCGCAGCGTGATGGATTCCGTATCCGTCGTGAAGCGGTAGAGAACGGCATTGTATGTATGACTTCATTGGATACGATTCGTGCGCTGCTGATCATGCTGCAAACGATCAACTTCTCTTCGGAAGCAATGCCTGTCTTTGTGAAATAA